A genomic window from Glycine soja cultivar W05 chromosome 10, ASM419377v2, whole genome shotgun sequence includes:
- the LOC114371815 gene encoding receptor-like protein EIX2 yields the protein MLFYSVMCSSKIHCNEKDMNTLLRFKTGVTDPSGVLSSWFPKLDCCQWTGVKCDNITGRVTHLNLPCHTTQPKVVSLDEKDDKSHCLTGEFSLTLLELEFLWYLDFSNNDFKSIQYNSMGSQKCDQLSRGNLPHLCRNSTNLRLLDLSLNYDLLVDNLHWISRLSSLQYLSLEGVHLHKEIDWLQSVTMLPSLIEFHLQRCQLENIYPFLQYANFTSLQALNLSGNDFESELPSWLFNLSCDISYIDLSQNKIHSQLPKTLPNLRRVKFLILSQNYLKGPIPNWLGQLEQLQELDLSDNFFSGPIPASLGNLSSLTDLALDSNELNGNLPDNLGNLFNLETLSILKNSLTGIVSERNLLSFSKLRWFAMSSPGLIFDFDPEWIPPFQLQHLTLGYVRDKLPAWLFTQSSLEYLIIEDSTASFEPLDKFWNFATQLKFFFLVNNTINGDISNVLLSSERVWLVSNNLRGGMPRISPDVVVLTLYNNSLSGSISPLLCDNRIDKSNLVHLDMGYNHLTGELTDCWNDWKSLVHIDLSYNNLTGKIPHSMGSLSNLRFLYLESNKFFGEVSSLNNCKNLWILDLGHNNLSGVIPNWLGQSVRGLKLRSNQFSGNIPTQLCQLGSLMVMDFAGNRLSGPIPNCLHNFTAMLFSNASTLKVGYIVHLPGFPVIMTASITILIKGNELEYFNLMNVIDLSNNILSGSVPLEIYMLTGLQSLNLSHNQLLGTIPQEIGNLEALESIDLSRNQFSGEIPESMAVLHYLSVLNLSFNNFVGKIPTGTQLGSTNLSYIGNPLLCGAPLTKICPQDEKSNNTKHAGEEDDDDKSELYSWFYMGLGIGFAVGFLGVLGAIFFNQRCRHAYFRFLHRMYDFVIQKMNSIY from the coding sequence AAGTGTGATAACATCACTGGAAGAGTTACACATCTTAATCTCCCTTGTCACACAACTCAACCTAAAGTTGTTTCTTTGGATGAGAAGGATGACAAATCACACTGCCTAACTGGTGAATTCAGCCTAACTTTACTTGAACTTGAATTTTTGTGGTACTTGGATTTTAGCAACAATGACTTCAAGTCTATCCAATACAATTCAATGGGTAGTCAAAAATGTGATCAGTTGTCAAGAGGTAACCTTCCTCATCTTTGTCGGAACTCCACCAACCTCCGTTTACTTGATTTGTCATTGAATTATGATCTTCTTGTCGATAATCTCCATTGGATTTCCCGTCTTTCCTCATTGCAATATCTTAGCCTTGAAGGTGTCCATCTTCACAAGGAAATTGATTGGCTTCAATCAGTCACCATGCTCCCTTCACTTATAGAGTTTCACTTGCAGAGGTGTCAACTTGAAAACATCTATCCATTTCTTCAGTATGCTAATTTTACCTCACTTCAAGCTCTAAATCTGTCTGGCAATGATTTTGAATCTGAGTTGCCTAGTTGGTTATTCAATCTTAGTTGTGACATCTCTTATATTGACCTTAGCCAAAATAAGATACATAGCCAACTACCTAAAACATTGCCAAATCTTAGAAGAGTTAAGTTCTTGATTTTATCTCAAAATTATCTCAAAGGACCCATTCCAAATTGGTTAGGACAACTTGAACAACTACAAGAACTTGATCtttctgataattttttttctggtCCAATCCCTGCAAGTTTGGGAAATTTATCTTCTTTGACAGATTTGGCACTCGATTCAAATGAGTTGAATGGAAATCTTCCAGACAATCTCGGGAATCTCTTCAACTTGGAAAcactttcaattttaaaaaattccttGACTGGAATTGTGTCTGAAAGaaatttactttctttttcaaaattgagATGGTTTGCCATGAGTTCCCCTGGCCTGATCTTTGATTTTGATCCTGAATGGATCCCTCCTTTTCAACTTCAACATCTTACATTGGGCTATGTGAGAGACAAACTTCCTGCATGGCTATTCACACAGAGTTCTCTAGAATATCTAATCATTGAAGATTCAACTGCTTCATTTGAACCTCTTGACAAGTTTTGGAACTTTGCTACTCAacttaaatttttctttctggTAAACAACACTATCAACGGGGACATATCAAATGTGTTGCTGAGTTCGGAACGTGTTTGGTTAGTTTCCAATAATTTAAGAGGTGGGATGCCTCGTATATCACCAGATGTGGTTGTTTTAactttatataataattcattGTCTGGATCCATTTCTCCTCTCTTGTGTGACAATAGGATAGATAAAAGCAATTTAGTGCATTTGGACATGGGTTATAACCATTTAACGGGAGAACTCACAGATTGTTGGAATGATTGGAAATCGCTGGTTCATATTGATTTAAGTTACAACAACCTAACAGGAAAGATTCCTCACTCAATGGGCTCCTTGTCTAATCTTCGTTTTCTGTATCTGGAAAGCAACAAGTTCTTTGGAGAGGTATCTTCACTAAATAACTGCAAGAATCTTTGGATACTTGATCTTGGTCACAATAATCTTTCTGGAGTTATACCAAACTGGTTGGGTCAGAGTGTGAGAGGTCTTAAATTGAGATCCAATCAATTCAGTGGCAACATTCCCACACAGCTATGCCAACTTGGTTCCTTAATGGTGATGGATTTTGCAGGCAATAGATTATCAGGACCAATACCTAATTGCTTACATAACTTCACAGCCATGCTTTTTAGTAATGCTTCAACCCTTAAAGTCGGCTATATAGTTCACTTACCAGGTTTTCCAGTAATCATGACAGCTAGTATTACGATACTTATAAAAGGGAACGAGttagaatattttaatttaatgaatgtGATTGATCTCTCAAATAACATCTTGTCTGGAAGTGTGCCTTTAGAGATATATATGCTCACTGGACTACAGTCCTTGAATTTGTCCCATAATCAATTACTGGGAACAATACCACAAGAGATTGGCAACTTGGAAGCATTAGAGTCCATTGATCTCTCAAGAAATCAATTCTCGGGAGAAATTCCAGAGTCCATGGCTGTCTTGCATTATCTTTCGGTCTTGAATCTGTCATTCAACAATTTTGTGGGGAAAATCCCAACAGGGACCCAACTTGGTTCCACAAACCTTAGCTATATCGGCAATCCTCTCCTCTGTGGAGCTCCACTTACAAAGATATGCCCACAAGATGAAAAGTCCAACAACACAAAACATGcaggagaagaagatgatgatgataaatCTGAACTATACTCCTGGTTCTATATGGGCCTGGGAATTGGATTTGCCGTGGGATTTTTGGGAGTTTTGGGCGCCATTTTCTTCAACCAGAGATGCAGGCATGCTTATTTTCGATTTCTGCACCGAATGTATGACTTTGTGATCCAAAAGATGAACTCCATCTATTGA